The Humulus lupulus chromosome 3, drHumLupu1.1, whole genome shotgun sequence genome window below encodes:
- the LOC133821143 gene encoding MLP-like protein 31, producing the protein MPSSDIGKLETNVEIKASAEKFHEMFRHKPHHVTHASTDKIQNCDLHEGEWGQVGSVIYWNYFHEGKAKVAKEIVEAIDEEKNLITFKVIEGDLMEHYKSIKFTLQATPKTDGQGSVIHWTIEYEKHHDEILDPHSMIEFVEDVSKDLDVHLLQDI; encoded by the exons ATGCCGTCGTCTGATATTGGTAAGCTGGAGACTAACGTAGAAATCAAGGCCTCTGCTGAAAAATTCCATGAAATGTTCAGGCATAAACCACACCATGTCACCCATGCTAGCACCGACAAGATTCAGAATTGTGACTTACACGAAGGTGAATGGGGCCAAGTGGGTTCTGTCATCTACTGGAATTACTTCCATG AGGGAAAAGCTAAAGTGGCAAAGGAAATAGTTGAGGCCATAGACGAGGAGAAGAATTTAATCACGTTCAAAGTTATTGAAGGAGATCTTATGGAGCACTACAAGAGCATAAAGTTCACGCTTCAGGCCACTCCCAAAACTGATGGCCAGGGAAGCGTAATACACTGGACAATCGAGTACGAAAAGCACCACGATGAAATCCTGGACCCGCACTCCATGATTGAGTTCGTTGAGGATGTTTCTAAAGATCTCGATGTTCATCTTCTCCAGGATATATAA